From Deltaproteobacteria bacterium, the proteins below share one genomic window:
- a CDS encoding NAD(P)-dependent oxidoreductase, translating into MSEKTRVLVTGGAGYIGSTLVPVLLGAGCRVRVVDNLVFNQASLVTCCLNPDFSFVRGNVCDRALMDAEISCADVIIPLAALVGAPACDQDPETARMVNVEAHRHMAKSVSASQLVIFPVTNSGYGIGEAGAFCTEESPLRPVSSYGRAKVEIEAAFLERGNAITLRLATVFGASPRMRMDLLVNDFVFRAFKDRFIVLFEEHFRRNFLHVRDAAGAFLFSLENAGKMRGEPFNAGLSNANLTKRELCEKIREHCPDLAILSAKVGTDPDRRDYYVSNEKIEALGFRPKVSLDEGIRELLMAYRMLKPNIYANV; encoded by the coding sequence ATGAGTGAAAAAACCAGGGTTCTGGTTACCGGAGGGGCGGGCTACATAGGCTCCACCCTCGTTCCCGTGCTCCTTGGCGCGGGCTGTCGCGTGCGAGTGGTGGACAACCTTGTTTTCAACCAGGCATCCCTCGTCACCTGCTGCCTCAACCCGGATTTTTCATTCGTGCGCGGCAACGTCTGCGACAGGGCCCTAATGGACGCGGAAATTTCGTGTGCGGACGTGATCATTCCCCTGGCTGCCCTGGTGGGCGCGCCAGCCTGCGACCAGGACCCCGAAACCGCCCGAATGGTGAACGTCGAGGCTCACCGGCACATGGCCAAGAGCGTCTCCGCCTCCCAGCTCGTCATCTTTCCGGTCACCAATTCGGGCTATGGAATAGGGGAGGCCGGGGCCTTCTGCACCGAGGAATCCCCCCTTCGCCCGGTGTCCTCCTACGGCAGGGCCAAGGTCGAAATCGAGGCCGCCTTCCTGGAAAGGGGAAACGCCATAACCCTTCGGCTTGCCACGGTTTTCGGGGCAAGCCCGCGCATGAGGATGGATTTACTGGTGAACGACTTCGTTTTCCGGGCCTTTAAGGACCGCTTCATAGTGCTTTTCGAGGAGCATTTCAGGCGAAATTTCCTGCACGTGCGCGACGCCGCAGGGGCCTTTCTCTTTTCACTGGAAAACGCCGGGAAGATGAGGGGCGAGCCCTTTAACGCCGGGCTTTCGAACGCGAACCTCACCAAGCGCGAGCTTTGCGAAAAAATTCGGGAGCACTGCCCCGATCTTGCAATATTGTCGGCAAAGGTGGGGACGGACCCTGACAGGCGCGACTATTACGTATCGAACGAGAAGATCGAGGCCCTTGGATTCCGCCCGAAGGTGTCGCTGGATGAGGGCATACGGGAGCTTCTCATGGCTTACCGGATGCTCAAACCCAACATCTACGCCAACGTCTGA
- a CDS encoding response regulator, protein MTANQPLILVVEDEPPMLRFLVTALESRDFRAAEAGTAKEALVAATSLNPEIILMDLGLPDGDGITLTKKIREWSQVPIIVISARGRENDKVEALDAGADDYLTKPFGVPELMARIRVALRHAARGVSGAPAVFDIGPLRLDPSSRKVTVDGNEIHLTPLEYRLLVLLAQNAGKVLTHRQILKEVWGPPYALETQYLRVFMAQLRRKVEPDPARPRLLITEPGVGYRMKDL, encoded by the coding sequence ATGACAGCGAACCAGCCCCTCATACTGGTGGTGGAGGATGAGCCCCCCATGCTGCGCTTTTTGGTGACGGCCCTTGAATCGCGGGACTTCCGCGCTGCGGAAGCCGGAACGGCGAAGGAGGCCCTGGTTGCCGCCACGTCTTTGAATCCCGAAATAATCCTTATGGACCTTGGCCTTCCGGACGGCGACGGAATAACGCTCACCAAAAAAATAAGGGAGTGGAGCCAGGTTCCCATAATCGTGATTTCGGCCAGGGGCAGGGAAAACGACAAGGTGGAGGCCCTGGACGCGGGGGCCGACGACTATCTCACCAAGCCCTTCGGGGTCCCGGAACTCATGGCCCGCATAAGGGTGGCCCTTCGGCATGCGGCGCGCGGGGTTTCCGGCGCTCCTGCTGTTTTTGACATCGGACCCTTGCGCCTTGACCCTTCCAGCCGCAAGGTTACGGTGGACGGCAACGAAATCCACTTAACGCCCCTGGAATACAGGCTTCTGGTCCTGCTGGCCCAAAACGCGGGAAAGGTTCTCACCCACCGGCAGATTTTAAAGGAGGTCTGGGGACCGCCCTACGCCCTTGAGACGCAATATTTACGGGTCTTCATGGCCCAGCTCCGCCGCAAGGTGGAGCCTGATCCGGCCCGGCCCCGGCTCCTTATAACCGAACCCGGCGTGGGATACCGGATGAAGGACCTGTAA
- a CDS encoding DUF11 domain-containing protein, producing the protein MARANTTFQGKLIRAILAIACVAALVSPSNAAQTTITNRASATYKDANNSPYTALSNQVSDQVATVYGISISPDGTAANPGRTITVSPASVVHIPYTLENTGSGDDSYQLDLSNLQGDDGNISGLALYVDINQNGRADALEPAYDNNAPPVLAPGGVIHLVAMGQAPAGLAGGFILVNLSGFSNNDPNASDTQNAARVEISNEGLMSGTKSAAPGNVKPGDTVAYTIIFASEGASPVKAASFNIDIDGNGVAEAKSGLLVSDALPQGTAFSAGTLAFVSNIVGSAPIYEGSDGMWRTSFAATPLPVIKVGLFLPENPQGTAFNNGVSGSLSFRVLVNPGFGTGVLVNKAIIDYAGASGPKTAETNETIVNVASPAKVVADDTDDNGALSGSGQADDPDDLMSVDFAAKGSQVSFLNEAANLGSGNDTINILFDSAKSLNLPQGAAVEFRSIQGLPLTDSDGDGNPDLGSLAPQERKSFFTVLSLPAGVSASDILVAVKAVSAIDSSISDHTYDFVGRVDTVDVKVEVGVSASVQIGATTALARQALVNGKITAHEYDAAGNFVRSKVFLTDGSALINRDAAGNAYPLYNWLRDGFSYRTTIAEEINGYSYYGTPIFYRSDFTTVTNPGDVFTRGEITVKVLVDGTKLLIVPLDPAGYVYDAITNARVDGACVTFYRFDGPDFTTYTKVDPALLDIYPNGQTSQENSQLSGPFDAAGQVDTGKSSGAFEFRFTNYNQNLDGWYFIETTFDCGLPGSRPDLAKTYAPVTLNRNAIWNPADGKPYRGERFYIDSGFPGAILLRVPLYPASLEPLRVEKTVSPDSAETGDIMTFTVKVKNADPDHTVYGVEVYDIMPRDVRYVPGSTKTDGKAAQDPEISPQGVGLTWKIGEIAAGKTISITYKVRVAAGATDGKKANTARAAGFADPGKSQQVSSNVATAFFTIKKDLFTDRAFIIGKVFSDDNGDRIQNGEEQGLSGVKIYMEDGRYVVTDSEGKYHMDNIVPGTHILKVDPSTLPPGSILAPLDNRSGKEPGTAFADVFPGDLFKVNFRVVPKAFIPALCIDGGDIPGKLVVARTIADVLVDAEGKVRIKNRVELKNAFGFALYELEYKEKSPELPGKGTATLNGSPFEDPSISADGYSWKLPLIEPGRTLRLEFLSDLPAREGKVEASCAFRAEPAGKDVVIPVSADAVFSVAAPREYRLSLNFAQGSDELSAEAKKSLGPVVQHLRKSGYSKLLVELEKGAPVKGKTAPDSPELSRRRSESVARFLKESLLDTSKVAIGFGAPPAGNEPEKPASRKDADHGIEIKVLSIGAGADTKEIAVGDQMGKGIYRLRLGFVSQYPVAELSDPKLFVGFPEGFFYLGGTATINGEPAAPVKTENFFTVPVEEKLISEPVYFAMDFLSSGAISWKSTPVCVLVRTKNGKVVVIASNISDSDPAALKLLTLYEGGGQGGAPAPEDLERLRKAQPPGILYPEPGQTNAGSATSIKIRIATGSGHRLLVNGKEIGKERVAQSSSDKALGLETIEYLGVPLDKAENTIELFSGETLLDRRVLVKGGEARNLSFEIYPKRPPADGKSPAYVAISLVDAAGNPVNDETSLTVAVDRGDVFDKETGKFKRMPDDGFAVKTVAGRAVVKLSPASTTERRRLTVSYGDIEKTLEVGYYPEKRELIMVGGLEAWAGFGNAEPEKQPESGDMPFDHSNGGTETYGRASIFAKGSRDGFTGTLRYDTRANPDADVLLMENTPGTSDNRLYPVYGDDAEQFFEAKSAERLYLKVERDLSYAMFGDYATGLGSDLSFNRYQRTYNGGLINLEDENLGSARLFVSRNRQSLVRENIEARGLSGPYRLQNADITLYSETVVIETRDRHHQSVVINEKTMSRNSDYDIDYESGVLLFHEPIGSFDSTFNPQIIRVTYETKNLDENRYVYGARPQVKFFSGKLKLGLLGVVEEHAVSDKSQGGADIVYDDGKHVKVIAELSTTESFDAETFDPASGTARRVEAEIRDVKRTGIKARYQKVDDGYENFSTAATGEGAEVFGASAKTEFGEDAKKTAFVADFSGENSESYTRKSSEVRVERSFGKNLTLLGGTRWARDEGGADPEESVLAVAGAKMSPTSRLSLSLRREQSLTGEVSGDYASTKTVGQASYRVTDNVTAEMASEYQERADKDIWLTTAGLSSRLGENTTAYGKYTLDDSVSGWRNASNLGLTHQFINRGGFTADGGAEWVKTISGDSADGDYVAPRFGFTYLQSNRYKITGREELRFGENGTESVTTLGGTMKAGRDLTLFSQARYFAAENDELSLLLGSAYRPVGKDRLQHLTKFRWTSKTGDSDEERIVLSHHVNFEPLPRLKFMGEVAGKYVSMDDEEATSYLTRGRVIYDITDRVDVGFQAGFLHQVDSDTRLTAWGPEIGVMMFSDFWLSLGYNFNGFRDEDFSEANYWSEGFYVKVRFKFDENTLYDINDRLRRPSEKGGAAVE; encoded by the coding sequence ATGGCAAGGGCTAATACCACATTCCAGGGAAAGCTGATCAGGGCAATACTGGCGATAGCCTGTGTCGCCGCCCTGGTTTCGCCCTCCAATGCCGCCCAGACAACCATAACCAACAGGGCTTCCGCCACTTACAAAGATGCAAACAACTCGCCATACACAGCGCTTTCCAACCAGGTCAGCGACCAGGTGGCGACTGTTTACGGAATTTCAATTTCGCCGGACGGCACGGCGGCCAACCCCGGAAGAACAATTACAGTCTCTCCGGCGTCAGTTGTACACATCCCCTATACATTGGAAAATACAGGCAGCGGCGACGATTCCTATCAACTCGACCTGAGCAACCTTCAGGGCGACGATGGGAACATTTCCGGCCTCGCCCTTTACGTAGATATCAATCAGAACGGACGGGCGGACGCCCTTGAACCTGCCTACGACAATAACGCCCCCCCAGTGCTCGCTCCAGGCGGAGTGATTCACCTTGTGGCAATGGGACAGGCGCCCGCAGGGCTTGCGGGCGGCTTCATCCTTGTGAATCTTTCGGGTTTTTCAAACAATGATCCAAATGCAAGCGACACTCAAAACGCCGCCAGGGTGGAGATATCAAACGAAGGATTGATGAGTGGCACAAAAAGCGCCGCGCCCGGCAACGTGAAACCGGGCGACACGGTGGCCTATACCATTATATTTGCCAGCGAAGGCGCAAGCCCGGTTAAGGCTGCGTCCTTTAACATTGATATTGACGGTAACGGGGTCGCGGAAGCGAAAAGCGGCCTTCTGGTTTCAGACGCCCTGCCCCAGGGAACGGCCTTTTCAGCCGGAACCCTGGCTTTTGTTTCAAACATTGTCGGCTCCGCGCCCATTTACGAAGGCTCGGACGGCATGTGGCGGACGTCGTTTGCGGCCACGCCTCTTCCGGTAATCAAGGTTGGCCTTTTCCTGCCGGAAAACCCGCAAGGCACAGCCTTCAACAATGGCGTTTCGGGAAGTCTTTCGTTCAGAGTCCTTGTTAATCCGGGTTTCGGAACCGGCGTTCTGGTCAACAAGGCCATAATCGATTATGCCGGCGCTTCGGGGCCAAAAACCGCCGAAACCAACGAGACCATAGTTAACGTGGCGTCCCCGGCGAAGGTGGTGGCCGACGACACCGACGACAACGGCGCTCTTTCGGGTTCGGGCCAGGCCGATGACCCGGATGATCTCATGTCCGTGGATTTCGCCGCCAAGGGTTCCCAGGTGTCCTTTCTCAACGAGGCGGCCAACCTGGGAAGCGGGAATGACACCATTAATATTCTTTTCGATTCCGCAAAATCCCTCAACCTGCCTCAGGGGGCTGCGGTTGAATTTCGCAGCATTCAGGGACTGCCCCTCACAGACTCCGACGGCGACGGCAACCCCGATCTTGGAAGCCTCGCCCCCCAGGAACGCAAGAGCTTTTTTACAGTGCTTTCGCTTCCCGCAGGCGTCTCGGCCAGCGACATTTTGGTGGCCGTAAAGGCGGTGTCTGCTATTGATTCTTCGATTTCCGATCATACCTATGACTTTGTGGGCAGGGTTGACACGGTTGACGTCAAGGTGGAGGTGGGGGTAAGCGCCTCGGTCCAGATAGGGGCAACCACGGCCCTTGCCCGCCAGGCCCTGGTTAACGGCAAGATCACGGCCCACGAATACGACGCAGCCGGAAATTTCGTAAGGAGCAAGGTGTTTTTAACCGACGGCTCGGCGCTCATCAACCGCGACGCGGCAGGCAACGCCTATCCCCTCTACAACTGGCTGCGGGACGGCTTCTCCTACCGCACAACAATAGCCGAGGAGATCAACGGTTATTCCTACTACGGCACTCCCATTTTCTACCGGTCGGATTTCACCACGGTGACCAATCCGGGCGACGTGTTCACGCGAGGCGAGATAACGGTAAAAGTGCTCGTCGACGGCACCAAGCTCCTTATCGTTCCCCTCGATCCAGCGGGCTATGTTTATGACGCCATAACCAACGCCAGGGTGGATGGAGCCTGCGTCACCTTCTACCGCTTTGACGGACCGGATTTCACCACTTATACAAAGGTTGACCCGGCGCTTCTGGACATCTACCCCAACGGGCAGACCAGCCAGGAAAACAGCCAGCTTTCCGGGCCGTTCGACGCCGCAGGCCAGGTTGACACCGGAAAATCATCAGGCGCATTCGAGTTCCGCTTCACCAACTACAATCAGAACCTGGACGGCTGGTACTTTATCGAGACCACCTTCGACTGCGGCCTTCCAGGCTCCAGGCCCGATCTCGCCAAGACCTACGCGCCCGTGACGCTGAACCGGAACGCAATCTGGAATCCGGCGGACGGCAAGCCGTACAGGGGCGAGCGGTTCTATATTGATTCGGGCTTTCCGGGGGCCATCCTTTTAAGGGTGCCGCTTTATCCGGCAAGCCTGGAACCTTTGCGGGTGGAAAAGACCGTCAGCCCAGACAGCGCTGAAACCGGCGACATAATGACCTTCACAGTCAAGGTCAAAAACGCCGACCCGGACCATACGGTTTACGGGGTCGAAGTGTACGACATAATGCCGCGTGACGTGCGCTATGTTCCGGGCTCCACCAAAACGGACGGCAAGGCCGCGCAGGACCCCGAAATTTCTCCCCAAGGCGTGGGCCTTACCTGGAAGATCGGGGAGATTGCGGCGGGAAAAACCATTTCCATTACCTACAAGGTAAGGGTGGCGGCGGGGGCCACGGACGGCAAGAAGGCCAACACCGCCAGGGCCGCCGGGTTCGCGGATCCGGGAAAAAGCCAGCAGGTGTCATCCAACGTGGCAACGGCCTTCTTCACCATCAAAAAGGACCTTTTCACCGACAGGGCCTTTATAATCGGCAAGGTCTTTTCGGACGACAACGGCGACCGGATTCAAAACGGCGAAGAACAGGGGCTTTCCGGCGTAAAGATATACATGGAGGACGGGCGCTACGTCGTTACGGATTCCGAGGGCAAGTATCACATGGATAACATTGTCCCCGGCACCCACATTTTAAAGGTTGACCCTTCCACCCTGCCGCCCGGCTCCATCCTGGCCCCTCTGGACAACCGCAGCGGCAAGGAGCCCGGAACCGCCTTTGCCGACGTTTTTCCGGGCGATCTTTTCAAGGTCAATTTCCGGGTTGTGCCCAAGGCCTTTATCCCCGCCCTGTGCATAGACGGCGGAGACATTCCCGGAAAGCTTGTGGTTGCAAGGACCATTGCGGACGTTTTGGTGGACGCAGAGGGCAAGGTAAGGATCAAAAACCGGGTCGAGCTTAAAAACGCCTTCGGCTTTGCTCTCTATGAACTTGAATATAAGGAAAAATCACCTGAACTGCCCGGAAAGGGGACCGCAACGCTCAACGGCTCGCCCTTCGAGGACCCGTCAATATCGGCGGACGGATATTCCTGGAAACTTCCCCTTATTGAGCCGGGCCGCACCCTTCGCCTTGAATTCCTCTCCGATCTTCCGGCCAGGGAAGGAAAGGTGGAAGCCTCATGCGCCTTCAGGGCCGAGCCTGCCGGAAAGGATGTCGTCATCCCGGTTTCTGCGGATGCGGTTTTCTCCGTGGCCGCGCCCAGGGAATACAGGCTCTCCTTAAACTTTGCCCAGGGCTCGGACGAACTTTCTGCGGAAGCGAAAAAAAGCCTTGGGCCGGTGGTCCAGCATTTGCGCAAAAGCGGTTATTCCAAACTGTTGGTCGAGCTTGAAAAGGGTGCGCCTGTCAAGGGCAAAACCGCCCCGGACAGCCCGGAGCTTTCCCGCAGGCGGTCCGAATCGGTGGCCCGGTTCCTCAAGGAGTCTTTGCTTGACACTTCAAAGGTGGCAATAGGCTTTGGGGCGCCGCCCGCCGGGAACGAGCCGGAAAAGCCAGCCTCACGCAAAGATGCCGATCACGGCATTGAAATCAAGGTTCTTTCCATAGGCGCAGGCGCTGACACAAAAGAGATCGCCGTCGGCGACCAGATGGGCAAGGGCATCTACAGGCTGCGCCTGGGTTTTGTGAGCCAGTATCCGGTTGCCGAATTGAGCGACCCAAAACTTTTCGTGGGCTTTCCCGAAGGATTTTTCTACCTGGGCGGCACCGCCACAATAAACGGCGAGCCTGCGGCCCCGGTAAAAACCGAAAACTTTTTCACTGTCCCGGTTGAAGAAAAGCTCATTTCGGAGCCTGTTTATTTTGCCATGGATTTTCTTTCCTCCGGCGCGATCTCCTGGAAAAGCACTCCGGTCTGCGTCCTGGTCCGCACCAAAAACGGCAAGGTCGTGGTCATTGCCTCCAATATTTCCGATTCCGATCCTGCCGCATTGAAGCTCCTCACCCTTTACGAGGGCGGTGGCCAGGGCGGGGCACCGGCCCCGGAAGACCTGGAGAGACTCCGCAAGGCACAGCCTCCGGGAATTCTCTATCCCGAACCGGGCCAGACCAATGCCGGCTCGGCCACATCCATAAAGATACGGATAGCCACAGGCTCCGGCCACAGGCTTCTGGTGAACGGAAAGGAAATCGGAAAAGAGAGGGTTGCCCAGTCTTCATCCGACAAGGCTCTGGGACTTGAAACAATTGAATATCTTGGCGTGCCGCTCGACAAGGCCGAAAACACCATCGAGCTTTTTTCGGGTGAAACCCTCCTGGACAGAAGGGTTCTCGTAAAGGGCGGCGAGGCCAGGAACCTTTCCTTTGAAATTTATCCCAAGCGCCCTCCCGCCGACGGCAAGAGCCCGGCCTACGTGGCCATAAGCCTTGTGGACGCAGCGGGAAACCCGGTAAACGACGAGACATCCCTGACTGTAGCCGTTGACAGGGGGGACGTGTTCGACAAGGAAACCGGAAAATTCAAGCGCATGCCCGATGACGGCTTTGCAGTGAAAACGGTTGCAGGCAGGGCCGTGGTGAAACTATCCCCTGCTTCCACCACCGAAAGGCGTAGGCTAACGGTTAGTTACGGCGACATCGAAAAAACCCTCGAAGTGGGATATTACCCGGAAAAACGCGAGCTAATCATGGTGGGCGGCCTGGAGGCCTGGGCAGGGTTCGGAAACGCCGAGCCGGAAAAACAGCCTGAATCGGGCGACATGCCATTCGATCATTCCAATGGCGGCACCGAAACCTACGGCAGGGCCTCCATTTTCGCAAAGGGCAGCAGGGACGGCTTCACCGGCACCCTCCGCTACGACACCAGGGCCAACCCGGACGCCGACGTGCTTTTGATGGAAAACACGCCCGGAACCTCTGACAACAGGCTTTACCCGGTTTACGGGGACGACGCCGAGCAGTTTTTCGAGGCCAAAAGCGCCGAGCGGCTTTACTTGAAGGTGGAGCGCGACCTTTCCTACGCCATGTTCGGCGACTACGCCACGGGCCTTGGAAGCGACCTTTCCTTCAACCGCTACCAGAGAACCTACAACGGCGGCCTAATAAACCTGGAGGATGAAAACCTTGGCTCGGCCCGCCTCTTCGTTTCCCGCAACCGCCAGTCCCTCGTAAGGGAAAACATCGAGGCGCGCGGGCTCTCAGGCCCATACAGGCTGCAAAACGCCGACATCACGCTTTATTCGGAAACCGTGGTCATCGAAACCCGCGACCGCCACCATCAAAGCGTGGTGATAAATGAAAAGACCATGAGCAGGAACTCCGATTACGACATCGACTATGAATCGGGCGTTCTGCTGTTTCACGAGCCCATCGGCAGTTTTGATTCAACCTTCAACCCTCAGATCATAAGGGTTACCTACGAGACGAAAAACCTCGATGAAAACCGCTACGTCTACGGCGCAAGGCCCCAGGTCAAGTTCTTTTCGGGAAAGCTGAAACTTGGTCTTCTGGGAGTCGTGGAGGAACACGCCGTTTCGGACAAGAGCCAGGGCGGCGCGGACATCGTTTACGACGACGGAAAACACGTGAAGGTCATTGCCGAGCTTTCCACAACCGAGAGCTTCGACGCCGAAACCTTCGATCCCGCAAGCGGAACCGCCCGGAGGGTCGAGGCCGAAATCAGGGATGTTAAACGAACCGGCATCAAGGCCCGCTACCAGAAGGTTGACGACGGTTACGAAAATTTCTCCACAGCCGCAACCGGAGAAGGAGCAGAGGTTTTCGGCGCATCGGCCAAAACGGAATTCGGCGAGGATGCCAAAAAGACCGCCTTTGTGGCTGATTTTTCCGGTGAAAACAGCGAGAGCTATACCAGAAAAAGCTCCGAGGTCCGGGTTGAGCGGAGCTTCGGAAAAAACCTCACCCTTCTCGGGGGAACCAGGTGGGCCAGGGACGAGGGAGGAGCCGACCCGGAAGAATCGGTGCTTGCGGTGGCCGGGGCCAAAATGAGCCCCACTTCCCGCCTGAGCCTTTCACTGCGAAGGGAACAGAGCCTCACCGGCGAGGTTTCCGGAGATTACGCATCCACCAAAACAGTGGGCCAGGCAAGCTACCGGGTGACTGATAACGTCACTGCGGAAATGGCCAGCGAATACCAGGAACGAGCAGACAAGGACATCTGGCTCACCACTGCGGGCCTAAGCTCCAGGCTTGGCGAAAACACCACCGCCTACGGCAAGTACACCCTGGACGATTCCGTGAGCGGTTGGCGCAACGCCAGCAACCTTGGGCTCACCCACCAGTTCATCAATCGCGGCGGCTTCACCGCCGACGGCGGCGCTGAGTGGGTGAAGACCATATCCGGCGACAGCGCGGACGGCGATTACGTCGCGCCCAGGTTCGGGTTCACCTATCTTCAGAGCAACCGCTACAAGATTACGGGCCGCGAGGAACTCCGTTTCGGCGAAAACGGAACCGAGTCCGTAACCACCCTGGGCGGCACAATGAAGGCCGGGCGCGACCTTACGCTTTTTTCCCAGGCAAGATACTTTGCGGCTGAGAACGACGAGTTGAGCCTTCTGTTGGGCTCCGCTTACAGGCCGGTGGGCAAAGACCGACTTCAGCACCTCACAAAGTTTCGGTGGACATCAAAAACCGGCGACTCCGACGAGGAAAGAATCGTCCTTTCCCATCACGTCAACTTCGAGCCCCTGCCCCGCCTGAAATTCATGGGCGAAGTGGCGGGCAAGTACGTCAGCATGGATGACGAGGAGGCCACCTCATACCTCACCAGGGGCCGGGTGATTTACGACATCACCGACAGGGTGGATGTGGGCTTTCAGGCAGGATTCCTTCATCAGGTGGATTCCGACACAAGGCTCACGGCCTGGGGGCCGGAAATAGGCGTAATGATGTTCTCCGATTTCTGGCTCTCTCTGGGATACAATTTCAACGGGTTCCGGGACGAGGATTTCAGCGAGGCCAATTACTGGTCGGAAGGTTTCTACGTCAAGGTGCGGTTCAAGTTCGACGAAAACACCCTCTACGACATAAACGACCGTCTGCGCAGGCCCTCGGAAAAAGGCGGGGCCGCAGTTGAATAA
- the tgt gene encoding tRNA guanosine(34) transglycosylase Tgt gives MNPFSFQLISKSSRSEARAGVLATAHGLIETPVFMPVGTLGSVKAVAPEDLKAMGVGLILGNTYHLYLRPGTEVIGKFSGLHRFMHWDGAILTDSGGFQVFSLADLKKISEEGVDFQSHIDGSRHMLSPEKAVKIQAALNSDIAMCLDECIPYPAEFERAEKALALTSRWAIRCKDEAQRSMKPENALFGIVQGGMFPDLRRRSAQELVQIGFHGYAVGGLSVGEPKELMYEMAETTLPLLPKDRPRYAMGIGRPEDLVEFVYRGCDMADCVMPTRNARNGQLFTDRGAVVISNAAHRQSEQPISENCGCYTCRNYSRAYLRHLFTSREILAYRLNTIHNLHYYADLMKRMRRAILQDSFEEFRRDFYAAREKNDE, from the coding sequence TTGAATCCATTCTCTTTTCAGCTGATCTCGAAGTCCAGCCGAAGCGAAGCCCGCGCCGGAGTTCTCGCCACGGCCCACGGACTCATCGAAACCCCGGTTTTCATGCCCGTGGGCACACTTGGAAGCGTAAAGGCCGTAGCCCCCGAAGACCTTAAAGCTATGGGCGTTGGCCTTATTCTTGGGAACACCTACCATCTTTACCTGAGGCCGGGCACCGAGGTCATCGGCAAATTTTCCGGCCTTCACCGGTTCATGCACTGGGACGGGGCCATTCTCACCGATTCCGGCGGCTTCCAGGTCTTTTCCCTGGCAGACCTGAAAAAGATATCCGAGGAGGGTGTGGATTTCCAGAGCCACATAGACGGCTCAAGGCACATGCTCTCCCCTGAAAAGGCCGTTAAGATTCAGGCGGCCCTGAATTCGGACATCGCCATGTGCCTGGACGAGTGCATCCCGTACCCGGCGGAATTTGAGCGGGCCGAAAAGGCCCTGGCCCTCACCAGCCGCTGGGCCATTCGGTGCAAGGATGAGGCCCAAAGGTCCATGAAGCCGGAAAACGCCCTTTTCGGTATAGTCCAGGGCGGCATGTTTCCCGATCTCAGGCGGCGCTCTGCGCAGGAGCTTGTTCAAATCGGATTTCACGGATACGCTGTGGGCGGGCTTTCCGTGGGGGAGCCCAAGGAGCTGATGTACGAAATGGCCGAAACCACGCTGCCTCTCCTGCCCAAGGACAGGCCCCGCTACGCCATGGGCATAGGAAGGCCGGAGGACCTCGTGGAATTCGTTTACAGGGGCTGCGACATGGCAGATTGCGTTATGCCCACACGAAACGCCCGAAACGGCCAGCTTTTCACGGACCGGGGCGCGGTGGTCATCTCCAACGCGGCCCACAGGCAAAGCGAGCAGCCGATCTCGGAAAACTGCGGATGCTACACCTGCCGCAACTACTCCAGGGCCTATCTAAGGCACCTTTTCACCAGCCGCGAGATTCTGGCCTATCGCTTAAACACCATCCACAACCTTCATTATTACGCGGACCTCATGAAAAGGATGCGGCGGGCCATATTGCAGGACAGCTTCGAGGAATTCCGGCGAGATTTTTACGCGGCAAGGGAAAAGAACGATGAGTGA